In Lolium perenne isolate Kyuss_39 chromosome 5, Kyuss_2.0, whole genome shotgun sequence, the sequence AGGAATTTGAGTACGTGCATGTACGATTCCCGCCCAGGTCAGAATCGATTAGATAGGACGGTGCATGTACGATTCTCACGTACAACGTCTCGATTTTCTCATAAACTACTAAAATACTAGCTCTGGTCAATGTGGGACCCATCCCATTTGTAGAAGCCGTATGTGTCTCCTTGATTTTATTTTACTTTTAATATGGTAAAGGCCTAGAAGGGCCTAGATGCAATATATATAAAATATTCTCAGTGGAGTTAAAAGTTACAAAAaggactcttaaaagggaaaaaaaTTACATTGCAATCCCCACAATATGTGCACTAAGGACCCTAAACTGAACACGGAAAAACACGAGCAGATCCCTCGTCTCCATGGTTGTTGGGACTCCATCGacgaccgccatcttcatcgccggagACGCCAATACTTGGGAGGGATGCCGTCGTGAATCCATCAAGGGGCCTCTGCCTTACAGGTTGAATTGATGCCAACATCGGGATCTGGAGCGGCTGCCTAATCAGCCGGAGATCATGGTAGTAGATCATGTCTGTCATGTGGTAAACTCCAAACTGCAGCTCGAGGCTCACCCCCTCCGGATCCATATATCTCTTCATTGTTCTGCTCTTCCTGCACACCACCATGGCCAGCAAGAAGAGGCATCCCCCGTACCTTGACTCCTGACCGAGAGACAACCGCGCTTATTGAAGGAGCCCACCATGAGAATCTTTTTTTTCCTTCCACCTTGGAAGTTTATCGGAAAAGCTCATGGACAACCGTCCGGTGTCCGCCGGACCACCAAAATGGAGAAGCTCGATTTTTGAGCCTTATTTTCGGAGATCCCTGAGGCTGTCATCCTCACATGCAACATCCCTTGCCACCAAAGAAGTGTAGCGAAGAGGGTAATCCCCAAGACACACCAGATCCGACCGACGAGATCCGGTGATCTCTACTCGAAAATGCCATATAGGACACATAGTAACGAACCGGTGCGTAGCGTAGGGCTCCAGGAGGGAGGCGACATctcaaacccatctagggttccgtCCTCTCACCGGTGAAGCCGTCGATCTGCTCCGCCTCTAGTGGCCTTAGGGTCTTGGAGGTGTGGTGGAGCATGGTAGCTCGCTGGCGGGAGGGTTCTTGTTCTTTTTAGGTTGTTTTTCAAAGTCTTCTACGGGATGATGGGGCGGCGGCTACATTCTGATGGCAGAATAAGGTCCTCTCCATCCTATCCTCGCCCCGATGGTGCTCCTTATGCCAGCGAAAGGGTGCATGGAGTCTTGTGTCCGGTGGATATCCTGGGATCCGGCCAGTCTTCGTGTCCGCGGGTGTGGTTATAGCTAGGTTTGGCTATTCTGATCTAAGGTTCTCATCATTGGGGCTGGTTGATGCTCTGCTGATTTGGTCCTTTGGCGTCTTAGCACGGCAACCTCCCGTctttctactacaacaagctctacttcgacaagctttgcccggctccggtgatggaggtgCGAGAACGGCGGTGTGACTTTGGCTCGCTCTATAGTGTTTGTAGCTAGTCTCCATTGGGTGGTCCAAAGActtttttgtaatttttattacttttggTGTTCTTTatactatttatgatgattaataGATCGGGGCTCTCTGTTTTGAAATAAAAGTtcaaggagagagagagagagagagagagagagagagagagagagagagagagagagagagagagagagataggtgtgGAGTGGAAGAGATAAGCTTGTGAAACAGTGTCTTCTTGATGGAGTCGCTGGATCCAGCCATGCTGAACACCTAGGCTATTACGGAGCGTTGTCATTGTACGAGATCTAGCACAGGTTGCAGCGTTAATTCTGTAGTGCGATGTACTCCAGGTGTACATTGTGTACACTGATGTAAGCCTGTTTAGATATTTTAAAAGAGGTTAAATGCAAACCAAAATAAGTGAACATAGGCAAACTAGATAAAAACTAAAGTAAGTGGATGTACTAAAGAGGTAGATAACATCTTATGAAAGAGCGGGAGGGAGTAGATGTGGAGAGACTAACTAGAAAAGGGCCACGTCAAAATTCCAAGTTGTATATGGAGCGGGGTGGATGATTCCCCGTGAGATCGATCGTTTCCGTCAGCACGCGCGTACGTACGTAGACACCTACGTATATATACGTGAGAGCTAGGTAGATAAAAACTTGTCGCGAGGTGAGATGGAGTAGCGACTTAGATTTCCCGTCTGCAATAAATAAATATTATAATTATATGCAGCAGCCGGGCGCAAGAGGGCGAAtgagaaagcaaaaaaaaaaaaaaaaaaaagagagagagagagagagagagaggttacgAGTGTATATTCATGGCAAAACCCAGGAAAAAAGTATATATGTTGGGGATGTACGTGGCATACGTACATGCGCGCGCGCGCGTGCGTGAGCTTCAAATCCAGGAAAAGGCGTGCGCGTCGGTTGGTTAATTTGGCTACTAGCTGGAGCCAGGCTGGCAAACTCATTTACGTGACCGAGAGCGACATGTGGACCCCATCGTGATCGAGCGAGGTGCATCGAGGCTGGTCGGCGCAGATGGCTCCCATGCTGCATCGAGTCTGGACGCCCAACACAGGTGCCTTTCCGTACAGTGTGGCGAGGCATGCTCGCACAGGCAGTGGATGGATGGTTGGTTCCGCGCAGGTCCGTCCTCGTTGCCGCGGTTCGCAAGCGCCACCTACGGCGGCACCGGAGCAAACACACTATTTGACCCGCCGCACAGGAGCAAGCAAGGTCGTCTCCAAGCTGGCCTACACCGACCAGTTCACGTGCCTCGACAAGGCAGCCATGCTTACCCCTGAGGAGGACGCGCTCTGCGCCGACGGGAAGACGCCGACGGACCCGTGGCGGCTGTGCACTATGCAGCAGGTGGAGGAGGTGAAGTGCTTAGCGCGGATCATCCCAGTGTGGTCGTCGGGGATCGTCTACTTCGTGGTGGTCACCCAGCTAAGCACCTACGTCGTCCTCCAGGCGGCGCAGACCGACCGCCGTATCACCGCCAGCAGCAGCTTCCAGATCCCGCAGGGCTCCTTCGTCGTCTTCGTGATGCTCGCTCTAACTCTCTGGATCCCGGTGTACGACCGTCTACTCGTGCCGCTGCTCCGCCGGATCACCAAGCGCGAGGGTGGCATCACACTGCTCCAGCGGATCGGCATCGGAATGGTGCTCTCAGTGGTCACCAtgctggtggcggcggcggtggagcgccgccgccgtcggatCGGTCCGGGATCGCCGATGATGTCGTGCTTCTGGCTGGTGCCGCAGCAGGTGCTGGCGGGCCTGTCGGAGGCGTTCGCCGCCATCGGGCAGACCGAGTTCTACTACCGGCAGTTCCCCGAGAACATGCGAAGCGTCGCTGGGGCGCTCTACTTCCTTGGCTGGGCACTGGCGAGCTACGCCAGCGGGCTCATGGTGACCATTCTGCACCGGACAACGGGATGGCTGGCGCAGGACCTGGACGAGGGCAGGGTGGACCTGTTCTACCTTGTCACCGGTGTCATCGCAGCGGTCAACCTCGTCTACTTCGTGGCGTGCGCACGGTGGTACAGGTTCAAGAAGTCAGATGATGACCACACCGGCTCCGGCGCCGGCGACGCCGGCCTCGACGAGAGCCCGAAGAAAGCGGCGAATGCAGCGCCGGTTTAGTCATTTAGTTTAGGGCCTGCCCGTCGAGGCTCAGAGATGGATATGCATGCATGCATAGTGGTATATACTTATCGGTTGTGGTGAATCCACCTATTGTTGTGGTCTATACAGATTCGAGATTATTATAAAAAGGTCAGCAGATCTGAGGAAATAATCAATACTCCACACGAAAGCAAAAGCGGAACAGATCGAGTAGTCAGCTAGCTCCCATTTTGACTATAAAATAATCATCACAAATGTATCAACAACAAATATAAATGAATCTATTATCAACATCATCAGACACAcataaaaataatttgaaatccaTGTTGCATAGCATATAAAATGGTTCACGATCGACATAGTTCAACAGAATCATATATGAAATGCAGATTTCAAAGCATAAAATAGTTCATCGAAATAGTTCACCACAAACTCGTAGTTCTTCGACCTAGTCCATGCATCATTGCTATTGTTGACCTCATGAGCTTGCACATGTTCCTCCATGGTGTCGGTGGGGACATAAGATTGCCGCCACTCATGCCACCTATGCTGCCGCTGCCCATGCAACCTCCAGTGATGTCAGCTGTGGTACCTTTAGTGCCGTCGGCCATGGCTCCTCCCATTTCTCCACTGAATCCGCCAGCCATGCCACCGCGCCATCTCACATGGCTTGGCCCATAGCACCCATAAAGGTACCCATGACACCTCCCATTGCTCCACCGAATCCACTCATTCCACCTCATCTTGAAAGTCATCTTCATAGTTTGTCTCATATTCTTGCAATGGATTGGTATACTCTTGTGATGCAAAATTCATGTGTTGCACAAACAACTCATCATCGAAACTGCATATATAGATGCAAAAAAAATCAAACAAACATAATTGCATTAAAAAGGtgctaaaaataatagaaaaatgTATACTATACCTTTGCGACATATCATTGATGACGTACGATGAGTCTGGAGGAGGAAACACGTGATCCTCCTCTTCAGTCATGGACAGGAACGATGGAGGAGGTGGCACAAGGGGGCTTCCTATTGGGGAACACGTATAGAAAAAAACCTACACATAACCAAGATCATATGCAAGAGGGGAGGTAACAGATCATACTCTCGTAAATAAACCTAGTGGAATTAGTCGATGACGTGGTTGATGAAGTCATGAGTCGATCCCCCAACTAGTGTGCTCTAGTCACGAGAAGATGTATTATCCCACGAACACTCCTATAATAAAATATTACACGCGCAACACCTCCACATTATCTACATGTACGTGATCAGCAACACCATGTCGAAATGTGATCAAGCACACTGTTGAAGTGGGAATGTTCCGATGAAGATCCGGCAGTGCTTCCGCGAGCCCGATTAGATAATATCTAGGAGGGAGTAATCTCGGGCAGCACTCGGTGAAGAAGGGGAAGTAGACCACCGCGTCGGTCCTCCGTTCACGTCTGCTAGGGCGAGAGCAAGAGGTGGAGTggtacggtggtggtggctggCGGCAACGCGCTAGGGCGGCGGTGGAAGGGGCAGCGCGATGACTATGGTTCGGGAGAGGGGATGGTCAGCTTGGCCTTAGCGGGCCCCTCTCATCCCCTTTATTTAGGAGGTCCGACGGCTCTGCCCCCCTCCCCGAACCAACTTAGTGGGGTTGAGACGGTGTCCGGATGGACTCCTCCCCCTAAACCGACGTAGGGTGGACATTGGAGTCCAAACCGAGTCAACTGGGGAGAGTCCAAGCCTTGAACTCTTCCCTCCCCCTGGGTGCATTTTTTGAAGAATGTTTACCTTGCGTTTTTTGAATGAGTAGTGATAGAGTCCAAGCAATTTTTAGATGAATATTGAAGTTTTTGGAGGACTATAGCTATTGTTTGTGTTGCTACATTTTCGGAGTTGTTAGTTCTATCTTTTGTGAAACAGAAACTATGAAAAGCTCCAGATTACCTTGAATCATGTGTTTTCGAGATGTCATGGGGTATCTAACTTATTCCTTTACGTTTCTGTTTTGTTGCATGCATCATCTTATTTCGTCCAAACCCGTACCCCACCAATAACTTCCTTTAGTTGTCACTTACAAAAGATGAAAAGAGCTCAGCTCAGTAGCATTTTTTTGCAACCGATTCACAACACCGAGTAAAATCAACAAAAGATTAAAACTGAATAGAAGGATATATTACAACATTGTGGGATACCAGAGGCGGGTTTGCCACCAGAGGTGGGATACTGGTGACATACCGATGTCTGCTAGCAAAGGGGGTAC encodes:
- the LOC127303249 gene encoding protein NRT1/ PTR FAMILY 2.11-like, yielding MLTPEEDALCADGKTPTDPWRLCTMQQVEEVKCLARIIPVWSSGIVYFVVVTQLSTYVVLQAAQTDRRITASSSFQIPQGSFVVFVMLALTLWIPVYDRLLVPLLRRITKREGGITLLQRIGIGMVLSVVTMLVAAAVERRRRRIGPGSPMMSCFWLVPQQVLAGLSEAFAAIGQTEFYYRQFPENMRSVAGALYFLGWALASYASGLMVTILHRTTGWLAQDLDEGRVDLFYLVTGVIAAVNLVYFVACARWYRFKKSDDDHTGSGAGDAGLDESPKKAANAAPV